From the bacterium genome, the window AAGCCGCCGGGCAGGGCCCAGGCCCCCCGGAAGGGTTCGCCGCCGCGCTCGATCAGCAGCACCCGCGGCTGCCCGCCGCCGGCGAAGACCACGCCGTCGACGGTGAGGGCCGGATTGCGGAATCCGGCCCCCGATGCCCCTGCCGCCTGGGCGGTCACGCTACTCCTGGCCGAACGAGGCCAGCGCGGCTTCGCAGCTGTCGAAGGTCTCGAAGACCATCTTGAGCTGGGTCACGTTCAGGATGTTGTCGATGCGGTCGCTCACGTTGCAGATCTTCAGCCGGCCGCCGTTCTTCTTCAGCGTGTGGAAGCCGGAGACGAGGATGCCCAGGCCGGTGGAGTTCACCCAGCTGACCTTGCTCATGTCCAGCAGCACGTCGACCTGGCCGGCCGCGATGAGGGTC encodes:
- a CDS encoding STAS domain-containing protein — its product is MNIKQSDKGEVMVLNLSGKIMGGPDHEKFMSEIKTLIAAGQVDVLLDMSKVSWVNSTGLGILVSGFHTLKKNGGRLKICNVSDRIDNILNVTQLKMVFETFDSCEAALASFGQE